A window of Pseudomonadota bacterium genomic DNA:
AACCCTTTTCCCGCCGGGATTGCTGAGGCGGGTCTGGGCCAAGCTGGTGCTTTCCCTTGCCTTGGGCGGGCTGTTCGCCTGGCTTGCCGCCCGGGGCGGGCTGCCCCTGATACCGCCTGCAGATGCCTTCTTGCAGGTGAGCTGGTCCGGCGTGGGAGCGTACGTCTCGACGCTCTGGCTCGTGCATCTGATTCGTGCGACCCGCTGGCGCTTCCTGATCGCGCCGGTGCGGCGCCTCGCGCTCTCGGAGGTCATTCTGCTGAACTGGGTTGGCTTTTTCGCCATCTTTGCCCTGCCTCTGCGTCTGGGCGAGCTGGCCCGGCCAGGCCTATGCAAGGCGCGCCATGCCATCTCCGTTTCCGCGGGGCTGGGCACCGTGGCGGTGGAGCGCGTGGCCGATGGTCTCGTCACGAGCACGTGCGTGGCGTGGGCCCTGTTCGTATTGCCGCGGCAGGAAACGAGCGACCCGCTCGCACGTCACCTGCCGAGCTACGGCTACGCCTCGCTCCTGCTTTTCGGGTGCGCGTTCGGCGCCCTGGCGATGTTCCTGTGGCAGCGGGAGCTTGCCGTCACGCTTACTCGACGCACGCTGGGGATCTTGTCGCCGCGCCTGGCAGCGTTCCTCGCCGGCAAGGTCGCGGGGGTGGCGGATGGCCTGCGGAGCCTCGCCGAGCCTCGGCTCGCGGGGGGCTTCCTGGCCGAGACCTGCGTGTACTGGACCGTCAACGCCCTGGGTGTTTGGCTGCTCGGCAACGCCTGTGGCCTGCCCATGACCTTCGGCCATGCCGTCGCGATCATGGGCGTGCTTGCGATCGGGATCCTGCTGCCAACCGGCCCGGGCCTGTTCGGCAACTTCCAGCTTGCCG
This region includes:
- a CDS encoding flippase-like domain-containing protein; translation: MNVGAVSATLFPPGLLRRVWAKLVLSLALGGLFAWLAARGGLPLIPPADAFLQVSWSGVGAYVSTLWLVHLIRATRWRFLIAPVRRLALSEVILLNWVGFFAIFALPLRLGELARPGLCKARHAISVSAGLGTVAVERVADGLVTSTCVAWALFVLPRQETSDPLARHLPSYGYASLLLFGCAFGALAMFLWQRELAVTLTRRTLGILSPRLAAFLAGKVAGVADGLRSLAEPRLAGGFLAETCVYWTVNALGVWLLGNACGLPMTFGHAVAIMGVLAIGILLPTGPGLFGNFQLAVSVTLKLYLAESVISDQGAAFVFLLYIAQASVMTLAGIVPLYIMKLRLRDLFAVRG